One genomic segment of Mycolicibacterium chubuense NBB4 includes these proteins:
- the rpsS gene encoding 30S ribosomal protein S19 — translation MPRSLKKGPFVDDHLLKKVDTQNEKNTKQVIKTWSRRSTIIPDFIGHTFAVHDGRKHVPVFVTEAMVGHKLGEFAPTRTFKGHIKDDRKSKRR, via the coding sequence ATGCCACGCAGCCTGAAGAAGGGCCCGTTCGTCGACGACCATCTGCTGAAGAAGGTCGACACGCAGAACGAGAAGAACACCAAGCAGGTCATCAAGACCTGGTCTCGCCGGTCGACCATCATCCCGGACTTCATCGGACACACCTTCGCCGTCCACGACGGTCGCAAGCACGTGCCGGTGTTCGTCACCGAGGCGATGGTCGGGCACAAGCTGGGCGAGTTCGCACCCACCCGCACCTTCAAGGGTCACATCAAGGATGA